The Sediminicola sp. YIK13 genomic sequence TGCAGGTAGTAGAATTGCAAGAAACGAGAATGGTGAGTTCTTGGTTAGTGGTTCAGGTAACTACATAGAGGAAGAAGTTGACGAAAACGGGTTGTTGCCTGTAATTGGTAACCCTAATCCAGATTGGACTTTGAACGTAACCAATAACTTTTCTTTTAAGAACTTCAACATGAGCTTCTTGTTCAACCACGTACAAGGTGGTGATATCTACACAAGTACAGTGGCTACCTTATTAGGTAGAGGTTTAACTACTGACACCTCTGATAGGGAAAATGTATATGTTTTACCTGGTATTGCACCTGATGGCAATCCTAACACTGTTCAGATCAACAACTCGGATTACTACTTTAGTAATGTATTGTTCGGGCCAGCTGAACTACAGGTATATGATGCCACTACTTTGAGACTACAGGAAATTTCTCTTGGATATTCTGTGCCTAAGAAACATTTGGACAATACTCCATTTGGATCGGTAAGCTTTACATTAACAGGATTCAACATGTGGTTCAAGGCCTTTAACGTGCCAGATGGAACTAACTTTGACCCTAACGTTGCGGGTGTTGGTGTAGGTAACGGAATTGGATTCGATTTCTTAAACGGACCTAGTTCCAAGAGATATGGATTTAGTGTAAAGGCTACCTTTTAATTTTAACAAAACAAAGTATCGAAATTATGAAACAATTATTTAAAATATTTTGTATCGCAACGGTTCTTGGAGCATCTTTACTTCAATCCTGCGAAACAACAGAACTGGACCTTAGGAAGAATCCTAATGCCCTGTCAGCGGACCAAGGGAACCCTGACTTTTTATTAAATGGCATTCAATTATCTTTTGTCTCTTTAGTAGAAAGTTTAGGAAGAACAGGTGCAGAAATGACCCGTATTGATTATATGTTCGGTAGGGACTACAGAAACGTGTACTCTCCTGCTTCATTTGATGGAGAATGGACTACCGCCTACACACAAATCAAAACGGATATCAATGCACTTACGCCATTAGCTGAAGAAGCTGGGCTAAACTATCATTTGGGAATGACCCAATTCATGGAAGCCTATACTTTAGTATCCTTGGTAGATTTCTTCGGAGATGTACCTTATTCTGAGGCTAACTTGGGATCTGCTAACTTTAATCCTAACGTAGATCCGGGAGCTACTGTTTATGAGGCGGCTCTTGGTCTTATAGACGATGCAATTGCCAATTTCAATGATGGAGGTGTTGCAGACCCACAGAACGACTTTTACTATGATGGAGATGCCAGTAAGTGGATCAAGGCATGTAACACACTTAAATTGAAGTTGTACATGACCAGTAGATTGGCAAACAGTGGTGCGCTTGCGAGCTTTAATGCTATCATTGCTTCCAACAATTACATTTCTTCAACTTCGGATGATTTTCAATTCCAATGGGGAGTGAATGAAGTACAGCCAGATACAAGACATCCAAGATACAGTGCTAGTTACACTGCTCAAGGTGGTACAGATTACATGTCCAATCATCAGATGAACTATATGCTTCAGAACGATGATCCTAGGATTCGTTACTACTACTATAGACAAAATGAAGAAACTCCAGGTGCAGAAGCCCCTCCGGCTTTGGAAGTATTACAGTGTTCTTTACAAACACCACCTTCCCACTATACAGGTTTCCCATTTTGCTATTTACCAAACGGATATTGGGGTAGAGATCATGGAAGTGATGAAGGAACACCACCAGATGGTTTCTTGAGATCATTGATAGGAGTTTATCCTGCAGGAGGTAAATTTGACGACAGTTCTTTTGAAGGACAAGGTCAAGGTGACGGTGCCGGAGGTAACGGTATCACGCCTATATTATTGGCTTCTTGGGTAGATTTTTGGAGAGCAGAAGCTGCCATGGTGAACAACAATCCAGCGGGCGCAAGAACATTTGTACTTGCAGGTCTTGCTAAATCAGTTGCCAAGGTACAGTCTTTTGGTTCTTTAGATTCATCTTCAGACCTTTCAACAGCTCCGACCGCTGCGGATGTTGCCGATCATAGCGCAGCAATTGCTGCAGCTTTTGACGCTGACAGCACTGGTGGATGGAATGTTTTAGGACAAGAGTTTTTCACTGCATTGTTTGGAAACGGTATAGACGGTTACAACTTCTACAGAAGAACTGGATTTCCTAGCACCCTACAACCAAGTTTAGAGCCACAACCTGGTGCTTTCATCAGATCCGTGTTTTATTCCTCTAACTTTGTGAACAACAACTCTAACGTAACACAAAAAGCAGATCAAACCCAACAAGTATTCTGGGATACAAATCCTGCTTCACCAGCATTTCCGTTATCTAACTAAATAAAAGAAAATGAAAAAAATATTATTAAAAATATCGATAGTTGCCCTTGCTTTGATAACCTTAGGTTGTTCCAGCGAAGATAACGTAATAGATATCGTATCTAGGGATCTTAGCACCGAGCTTCCGTTTCTTAGGATTACGAGTCAAACCGGAAGGAGTTTAAACCTTTTCGACACGGAATCTACGTATACCGTAAATTTTGAGTACCAAGAGGTAGAGAATACCGCTGTCATGGACCAATTTGAGCGTGTAGACTTCACTATTAACTTCATTGACAATTTTGAAGATGGAGTTGACAACTCTAAAGCTGCTGTTTCTTTAGGCAGCTTGTCAAAAAGTGATTTTTCTGCACTAAGTTCATTTGGAATGCCAACCAGTTCATTTGACTATACCTTCGGGGAAGCCTTAACAGCACTTGGACTTACAACAGCCCAAGTAAATGGTGGTGACCAGTTCCAATTGAATTGGGAATTGTTCCTAACAGATGGTAGTTCAATCAATAGTTCAGATGTTAGTGGTAACATCAGTGCCGTTGGAGGTTATTATTCAGCTCCTTACCAGTCAAGAGCTGCAATGGTATGCTTGTTTGATGCGCCTGAATTCTTTGTTGGAGATTACCAAATGGAGCAATTGACCGGTGCAGATCCTTTCTACGGAGATGAGACTTTCGGTACTCAAGTAGTAACGTTAACTGCTACAGGAGCAACCCAAAGACAATTCAATTTCCTTTACTATCCTGGAAATTTTGATACTAATTACACCTTTACGATGAACTTTGTTTGTGACAGGATCAGCATGGTTGGTACTGGAGGTTTAGGTTGTGGTGGCAGTATAGGTCAAACAACCGGTGATACACCAACATTCTTTGATCAAAATCTTGTTGATGATGCTGAAATCATATTGAGCATTACTGATTTTGATGGAGATGGTGGATGTGGTACAGGAAGTAACCAAATAACTGTAAGGCTAACCAAACTATAAAATTAGCTTAACATAATTCAGAAAGGCCACTCCCATGAAAATGGATAGTGGCCTTTCTTTTATAATGCAGCCCCAAAAGGCTTTAAAAAATCTATTTTAATGAAAACAACGCTTTTTAACCCTAAGCTAATACCAGGCTTTCTTCTTTTGATGGCGTGCATCTTAGTCTTTTCATGTGAAGAAAACACCAATGAACCTGTGGAAGAAGAAACAGTTGAAATAACTCCAGATCCGATCCCTGAGGAAGGAGGAGAAGAAACATCTGATCTTAAAGTTGAAGGGGAAATAATTGTACACGATCTAAACAGCATGGAAGACTCCTATATTCTAATAAACAATATTATGGGCGGGAAGGTCTTTTTAATGGATAAGACGGGTACCATTGTTCAAAATTGGGAAATGGAGTACGGCATAGGCAACGATTGTACGCTTCTAGATAATGGTCAGTTATTGGCTCTATTAAAAGATCCAGATGCCCAGATAAAATTTGGCGGTTACGGAGGCATCATTAGAATTCTAAATAAAGATTCGAGTATAGCCAAGGAATTTAAATATTCCTCGGAAAACGAAGTGGTCCACCATGATATTGAAATGCTGCCAAATGGCAATCTACTTTTTTTGGTGTGGGAGAAAATTACTGCAGCTACAGCCTTGGAAAATGGCTTTAATACAGAAAGGGAACTTTTCCCGGAGGCTTTGATGGAGTTAGACCCTAACACTAATGAAATCGTTTGGACTTGGCATTCCATGGACCATATTGTTCAGGATGTGGACAACACCAAATTGAATTTCGGAAACATTTCTGATAATTTCAGAAAAATTGATATCAACTATGAGGAACGGGAAGAAGATAAAATAGATGGGGATATCATGCATGCCAACGGCATTACCTACGATAAGGAAAATGATGTAATATTTATGTCAGTCAACAATTTCAGTGAAATCTGGGCAATAGACCATAGCACTACCATTGAAGAGGCCAAGTCATCCACTGGGGGTAAGTTTGGATATGGTGGAGACCTACTATATCGTTTTGGCAATCCTTCTGCATATCAAAACACCAATGGTAATCGTCTTTTTCATAATATGCACAATCCCAACCTCATTAATCAAAATCAAACCATGTTGGTATATGCCAACCAAAATAACATCTCACAGTCCGAGGTATTCGAATTTGATCTGAACAGCCTGATTTTAGATTTAAATACCAATAACGAACCTATAATAACATGGAGCTACACAAACCCAGATCTATACAGCCGTATCGTTTCTGGTGCCATAAGGCAGAAAAATGGGAACACATTGATAACTGATAGTGATACAGGAATACTTGAAGTAAACCCTGATGGAACAATAGTCTGGGAATACAAAGGCCCTGGTTTATTCTGGAGGTCCTACCCCCTTTCTAAAGATGAGATTTCCATCCAATCTTTGAATTTAAATTAAAATAATCTATTTTTGGCGTCAAAATAGGATTATTTTCTCCAATTACTTGTCGTTAGCATTGTAAAATGACATAGATGTAACTAATAATCAAATAGTTCAATTAACCCATGTCCAACACTATTTTTGTTGGAACATTACTTTAATATTAAAAAAATAAAAAAAAATGATGAGAACAATTTTATTACCCTTGGCACTACTATTTATCTATACAGGTTCATATGCCCAGGGAGCAGTAAATAACAAATTGGATAACTTTACAGGAAACGGGTATGCTGGAGCGGCGTTTTCTGAAATGAGAAAGAAAACAAATATGCCTACAACATTAGAAACCGTAGGCACCGTTTATATCGACGAAAGTTTTTCCCCATGCAATGTATATTACAATGACGAATTGGTAGGAAAATATTACTATCGCCACAATGCCTTTAATGATGAAGTGGAAATCAAGGATACCAAATATACTGAAGAACCAGAAACGTCATTGGCAACCATAAAGGAATTAACACTAGTTGCCGATAATGGCAAGGAACTTTCGTTAAAGGCCTACAAAAATAAAAAGGATGTAGTTCGCAATGGATACATGTATAAATTGAACGAAGGAAACAAATACAACCTATACTTTAAGAATAGTGTGAAATTTACAGAAGGAACAAACCCGGTAAATTCAATGGTGAGAGCCACGCCAAACAAATTTTCCCACTTCACGGAATATTATTTCATGAAAGATGGCGATAATTTGGCCTACTACATCGGAAATAGAAAAAGTGAGTTCTTGAGAGAATTTGAAAAAGCTAAAAGGGATTCCCTTGCCTCTTATATCAAAGAAGAAAAAATCAACATTAAAAAAGAAGAGGACCTAATGAAAGTGTTTAACTATCTGAATTCTATTTAGATTCCTTCAAAAATATCTTTTAAAAAACCTTTAGGGCCTTTCCTCCTAAAGGTTTTTTTATGCGATAGAAAATACTATGACGTGAATCATTTTAACACAAACTAAATACAGTAGTTTTTAGTTTTTAGTATCTTGACAATGAATAAACTATAATACAAAGATCATGTCATCCATTTTAAGCATCCAGTTAAGACTATTTTATATTATTAGCTTAACTATACTTTACAACCTACCATTAATGGCCCAAACTACCATTAATTATAACAACTCATCCAGGCCCGCAGGCGATGCAGCAATGGAAGCGGCCGCCAATCTTATGACCAGAAGAAATCCTTCCAATGATTTTCTGTTCAGCAACGTCAGGAATGCCGAAGTAACCGTGGATTGGAAAAATGCCAGTGGCTCCCCCTATTTAAATGAGAGCTTTTCACCATGTAAACTTTATATGGATAAAGAACAGCTCGGTAATTTTTACTATCGCTATAACGCCTACAGTGACGAAATAGAATTAAAAGAAAGCCTATCCAGTCCTCAGATTTCTTCCTTAGTTCAAAACAAGCAATTTCGATTAATTGATGGGTCGAACAACTATACGTATAATACCATCATTTCTAAAAAAAATAAACAATCAGAAGGACACCTTAACCTTCTTGAAGATGGGGAGCATTTTAGTTTGTTCCGAAAGGACTTTGTAACATTTAAAAGAGGTGCTCCAGCAGCTAACTCAATGGTTAAAGCTACTCCTGATAAATTTACCAATTTTACGGAATATTACTACCTCGACAAGAGCTCTGGGGACGATCAAGCCTATTATCTGGACAATAATCTAAAAAACTTTCTGAATTCCCAGAAGAAGAACGAAAAGGAGAAAATAAAAACGATCATAAAAGAACAAAAGCTTAACACCAAAAAAGAAGCAGAGCTCATCCTGCTTTTTAGGTTGCTCAATAACCGTTGATATTCCTTGATTTAAATTATGGTTGTATTAGATAGATGGTTTTTTATTTTACCTTTGCCCCATGAAAAATGAGGATTACCAAGTATTTGGAATACGCGCAATTATAGAAGCTATAAACGCCGGTAAAACATTGGATAAGGTATTTATCCAAAAAGGCTTAAAAGGCGATCTTATAAAGGAAATGGAAACCTTGGTCCGTAAGAATGGCATTGGGTTCTCCTATGTACCTGTTGAGAAATTAAACCGACTGACCAAAGGAAATCACCAAGGTGTAGTTGCCAGTATCTCCCCTATTTCATTTTATGAAATGGAAGAATTGGTAGAAAAAGTATTGGCCAACGATAAAAAAATACCCCTTTTTCTTTTATTGGACCAATTGTCCGATGTCCGCAATTTTGGGGCTATCATTAGAACCGCAGAATGCACCGGAGTAGACGGTATCATCATACAGAAGAAAGGTGCCGCCCCTGTTACGGCAGACACCATTAAGACTTCGGCCGGGGCGGCATTTAAGGTTCCCATAGCAAAAGTAGATCATTTGAAAGATGCCGTGTTCTATTTGCAATCCTCGGGGATCAAGGTTATTTCCGCTACCGAAAAAACAGAGAAAACTATTTATGATGTTTCTTTTGAAGGACCTTGTGCCATAGTGATGGGCGCAGAGGATGAGGGGATTACCCCATCTATCCTTAAAGCTTCTGAAGAAACAGTAAAATTACCCCTTTTGGGTGAAATTGGCTCTTTGAACGTTTCCGTAGCTTGTGGAGTATTCTTGTACGAAGTAGTAAGACAACGTTTAACATAAAATTAGTCCTTGCCTTCTTCGGGTGAGGACTTTTTAAAATGATAAGTAATCTTTACCGAGGCCTCCTCTGTATGGTTCTGCTCCTCTTCCCTTTCAATAAAATTTCCATCGGCATCAAAATGCCTCAAAAAGGGGTCTTCCTCTTCATTAAAATCATCACGCTCCCAATCATATTTTTTTAGCGGTGGAGTCCTTACCTTCATCAGAATGGCAAGGAAGAGTCCGGCAATAAATCCTCCCAAGTGTCCTTCCCAAGAGATTCCATCTTCGATAGGAAATATGTACCATAACAATCCGCCGTAAATAAAAACCACCACTAGGGATAAGGCCACTAAACGATAATGCTTTGTAAATATCCCCTTGAAAAATATAAAACTTGCCAATACATAGATCATTCCACTAATCCCGATATGATAGGATGGCCTCCCAATGGCCCAAGTGACCAATCCAGAAATGAGTATACCCCAAAGCAATACCTTCCAATAAATGTCTTTGTAAAAATAGACCAATGCCCCCAAAAGAATGGCGATAGGAATGGTATTGTTGTATAAATGCTCTACCGAACCATGGATGAACGGACTTAGAAATATCCCTTTCAATCCGCTCAGAGTCCTAGGGAAGACTCCTAAATGGCTCCAATTGACCTGAAGTCTCAATTCCAGTAAAAAAACCAACCATATGGTCAATACCACAAACATTGGCACTACCAATACCGCGTTTGAAAATTTAAAATACCTATCCTCGGACATGCCTGCAATTTAAAGCTAAACCAACAATTTTACGACCAAAAATATAAAACCTGATAAATTGTCATCAAGATAATTGTTATACTTTTGACGCTATGAATGAACCATTAGCAGAACGTGTACGCCCTAAAACCTTGGAAGATTATGTCAGCCAGCATCATTTGGTTGGTGAAAAAGGTACACTAACGCAACAAATAAAAAAAGGGATTCTGCCTTCCCTGATCTTATGGGGCCCTCCTGGCACAGGTAAAACAACCTTGGCAAATATCATTGCAAATACCAGTGGACGTCCATTTTATTCCCTTAGTGCCATTAGCAGTGGTGTAAAGGACATTAGGGATGTTATTGACAAGGCCAAACAGAGTGGAGGCTTGTTCACCACCAAAAACCCCATTCTTTTTATTGATGAAATACACCGTTTCAGCAAATCTCAGCAAGACTCTCTTTTGGGGGCCGTTGAAAAGGGGTGGGTTACCCTTATTGGCGCCACCACCGAGAATCCAAGCTTTGAGGTAATTCCTGCCTTACTCTCCAGGTGCCAAATTTATATCTTAAATCCGTTTGGAAAGCAAGATCTGGAGGCCTTGCTCCATAGGGCCATGAAACAGGACGAATACCTAAAGAAGAAAGACATTGTCCTAAAGGAAACCGAGGCCCTCTTGAAATTATCGGGTGGCGATGGAAGAAAATTGTTGAACATTTTTGAATTGGTCATTTCCTCCGAAAGTGGAGATAAAATAACGATCACCAACGACCTGGTTCTGAGTAAGGTTCAAAAGAACACCGTGCTCTACGACAAGACGGGCGAACAGCACTACGACATCATATCTGCCTTCATAAAATCTATCCGTGGGAGTGATCCCAACGGAGCTGTTTACTGGTTGGCAAGAATGATAGAAGGTGGGGAAGATGTAAAGTTTATCGCCAGACGCATGCTCATTGCCGCTTCTGAAGATATTGGCAACGCGAATCCAACAGCCTTGGTCATGGCTAACACTACCTTTCAAGCAGTCACTACCATTGGTTATCCCGAAGCTAGGATTTTACTGAGTCAATGTGCCATATATTTGGCGACCTCCCCTAAGAGCAATGCGAGCTATATGGCCATCAACAAGGCCCAGCAACTCGTTAAGGAAACAGGTGATCTATCCGTTCCCATAGGTTTGCGAAATGCGCCCACTAAATTGATGAAGGATTTAGGGTATGGAAAAGAGTACAAGTATGCCCATGATTATCAGAACAACTTCGTGGAGGAGGAATTTCTCCCGGATAGTATCAAAGGAACCTCATTTTATAAACCCGGGAATAACCAGCGGGAAAATGCGTTAAAAGAATTCCTGAAAAACAGGTGGAAAAGCAAATATGAATTTTAGAATTTAATATTCAATTCATCAACAACTACTTTGCCGTCTTTATTATACTCAAAATACCACTTATTGTTCCTTTTGTAGACCACTCCGTTAAGATCCAAGGATTCTGCAATGAAGACCCCCTCTAAGGTGCTCTTCAACATTTTCAAGATAACCTTTGGTGAGGCATCTACCAGTTGATACCCGTTGTTAATCACCTGGGCATACAGTACGGTTGGAGGCACTATTGGGCCTTTCTTTAAAGCTTTTTTAGAGGCGTCTCCCTCTTGGTTGACTACTTGTGGCGCCATTTCTGTCACCTCCCCTTTCTTCCCTGTATTATCTTCAACCGAAACGGCAGCATCTGGTTTATTAGCATCCGACTCATTAAGCTGCTTCACATCATTTTTATAACTGATCCTCACAGGAGCCTCTTGTTCTTCTTTTGGCGAATACTTATAATCAAGTCCCTTAAAAGAACCAAAAGCATCCCTTATAGCTTCCTTGTAGGCCTCCTTATAATCTTTTTCCTTACTGGTGCCCTCTTTGGTCTCAAAGACAACTTTGGATTGGCAATCTTTTAAGATCAATGATAATTTTGTTGTGAACATACTTGAGTCATCCTTTAATCCCACGACTACACCTAGACAACGATCCCTATTCAGATCATCCGGTAGTGCATCTTCATAAACGGCATTATATCCGTTTTCTACGAACAGAAATTTGATCAATGTACTGGTCTGATATTGGTTTACATTTCTAAAACCATCAAACTTTTTAGGGACAATGATATACTTATATTGATTGAGATCTGCTTGAGCATTTCCCAAAAAAAGTGTAAAAAGTAATACTGTAAAAAGTGAGATTTTCATAAGTGGCTTGCCATCAATTTCTGCCCCAAGATATAATATTTAATCCGAATTGGAAAGAGGCATATTGACTGGCATATACATTCCTATACCCCAAAAGATTATCTGCCATGGCATAAAGCTCAACTGGGCCGGCCTGCATGCTCATGCCCAATCCAATATTGGTGAAGGAAAATTTATCTACCGTATAGGTGGTTTTTAGTGCCAGGAAGTTTCCAAATTTATGCATATAAAAAGCGGTAAGTGCCGCTTGTGGACCTCTTGGCCTGTTGATCATATACAGTTGTCCGCCCACGCTATTGGAATACTCTGGCAGTCTTCCTTTTAAGCCACCCCCATTTGAGGTACATTCACAATCTTCTTCTGAGGTTAATGGTTTCCCAAAATTATAGCGTATAGAGGCGTTGAGTTTTGTAGGTCTAAAATTAATATAACTGTCCCTATTATCTTCAAAAGGAACAAGACCCTCTATCTCATCTACGAGATCTTGCCAAAAATCCCTATTGGGATCTGCTAGTGCTTCCGGAAGTATGATAGAAATACCTTCGTTTGTCGCACTTCCTTTCAGGGTATAATTCTTGACATCTTTGGTATGCCTTATAAAGCCGATATCCAAAAGACTTCCGGTCACCAAGGTTTTGTTATTGAGTCGGTATGTAAATCCGATATCCAGACCCAAACCTAAATCGCCCCCAAAAAGGGCTCTTTTAATAATCGTTTGAGACACCCCTTGGTCTTCTTCTACAAGACCGTCGATACCTGATGTCCTGAGCGTCATATCTGCGTCGAGCGTGTTTGCAAGTAGATTGTTTTGACCCGGATTGGTTACAAAATAACCAGAATTATTGGTAGAGCTAATATCAAAAATACCTGAATACAATTTCCCCCTAACTCCAACCCTAAGGGTATTGCTTAATTTTCGGTTGAGGCCAAAATGAAAAACATTGACGACTTCTCCGCGAACCTTCAAATGGTCCAAATTAAACCTATTACCAATATAATTGGCATTGCCCTCGAATCCCAAAATCGCCAAATCTTGAGGCCAGTAGGTTATCATATCCTCCTCCAAATACATCCCGAAGGAATAAAAATCATCGGGCCTATTTTTACTTCTAAATCCTACATTTAGGAATTCCACCTGTATCGTTTCACTGATCTCATCCCTAAAATCCATGCCAAAAACAGCTCTTTCCCTTACTTTTGTAGTGATGTCAACGCCATCATTTGCGAAAATATCATTGACTGAAATACCACTGGTTCCGGCATATGCAGAAATACCTGAAAGCATGGGGACACCACTATACCATTGATAGTTTGCCCTAGCTCCCGGATTCAGCATCAAGGCCTGTGGCACTGCCATAAAATCGTATAGCAATTGTTTATTTTGGGCCAATATGGAAGAGGAGCACAAAAGAAGAAAAACTACAATTTGTTTTTGTAATCTCATCCAAGTTCAACCTTAAAGGACCCACTGGAACGCAGTATTATTTTGGGCTCAGATTCACTGGAAACACTGGTGTCGTCGCTTAGATTCTGTGCGCTCACTCTGATGGCAGAGGTATTTTTTATTATATCGATGCTCCTACCACCCGGGCCATAGGCGATTTCCACTCTTTTTATAAATACTGGAGGTGCGGGTTCCACTAATATGGGCTCCGTGTCCAGCACATTACCGTTTTCATCCAATAATTCTATAATGACCTGTAGTGATTTACTTGTAGAATTTTCTATCTCATAGGTAAGGACACCGCTAAGAACACCATCGGCAAAAAAATCTTCTGCAAAGGCATCAAAATTGAATTCCTCCGAATAGAACTCCCCTGGTACCACAGCATTAATTTGGTCCTCAGCCGCTTCCATGTACAATATACTGGAGGTAATCGTTGGGGTGATGCTCAGGTCGTCCAATTGGTTGAAATCCTGTTCTTGCATACATGAACTGCATAGTGCAATCAACATAAATAGGAAGACGAAGTACTTCATTATTACTCTAATTTTATGAATCTTTAGACACCACATCTAGTGGCGGTTACCTAAATGATACTACTTCTACAACTCTATAAATAGGATTTTATTTCATTAAGATCATTTATCATGTCACAATAGTCATGTTTTTTATCATTGTGAACATTAAAATGTAGTGCATGAAGCCCCATGGCCCTAGCTCCCATAATGTCTGCCTCCAAACTGTCCCCTATCATAATAGACTTCTCCGGGGCAACATTTGCCTTTTGGAGAGCCAATTGGTAAATTATAGGATCTGGTTTCTTTACCCCGGCCATTTCTGAATCAATGATCTGATCAAAATAGCCATGAATGTTGGAATTTTTTAATTTTTTTTCCTGAATTTCCTGGAAGCCATTGGTAATGATGTGGAGTTTATATTTTGGTTTTAGATAGTCCAAGATATCCACGGTATTGGGAAACAAATGGGTAAAAGAGGACAAATGTTCAATATATTGCTCAGAAAGAACATGGATGGTTTCATCAGATATGGTAAAACCCAATGAATCAAAGGTCTGCTTTAACCGTTGGTACCGCAAATCTTCCTTAATAATTTTTCCGTCCCTGTATAGTTTCCAAAACTCCAAGTTAAGAGGGATATAAACCCTCAAAAAATCGTTCAAATCAACGCCTACCCTATTGGCCTGTAATATTCTTTCAAAGGTTAGCGCGGAATTCTTTTCAAAATCCCAAAGGGTGTGGTCCAAATCGAAAAAAACGTCGGTTACAATATCTTTAAACATAACACTTCTTTAAAACTGTACTATATAAATCTATCCAATCTATTTTACTCTCGCCCCCAAGCAATTCATTGGAAAAAACACTGATAAGCTCTCCTTTAACCTCTTTGGTCTCCTTATACAAGAAGGCTATCTTTTCCATGATCTCTTCCTTATCCTTATATTTCATCAAAGCATAATCGTGAACTGCAAATGGATGCACTTTAATGGGCTGTTGCAATTCCAAAGTAATATCATAAAAGAAAAAAGGCGTACAGGTACCTGCCCTGAACCCAATTTCGTGGGTATATCCCATGGTGTAATCATCGGTGAATTCTGTTTCCACCAGATTGCGATAGGTTGTTGGAATATCCACTCTGTTATACCGCATCCTAGAAGCATTAATTGGCCTATTGATTACCTGTGACAACTGTTTTTTCTCCTCCTTTAATAAGGCAATATTGTCAAAGGAGCTATACGAGGCACCCAAGGCAACTATACTGTAGTCGGCCACCGATTTTATCAAATACCTAAATCTGTTGCTATTTGGCGATACATTTTTATCATACGTGGAATATTCAGCAAATTGGAAAAAGAACATGCTGCCTACCCCATAATTTTTATGAAGTTCTATAAGACTGGAGAAATTATCATAAGGATCCAATCCTGGATTAAGCCAAACCATAAAACGCTCTGCCACACGTTTAAATTTTAAGGAACCTAAATCCAAAACCAAACCAGCAAGACTTCTAACAAAACCCCTATGAGCGTAACAATGGGAGGTAGTAACATCTATAAGGGATGTATA encodes the following:
- a CDS encoding SusD/RagB family nutrient-binding outer membrane lipoprotein, with the protein product MKQLFKIFCIATVLGASLLQSCETTELDLRKNPNALSADQGNPDFLLNGIQLSFVSLVESLGRTGAEMTRIDYMFGRDYRNVYSPASFDGEWTTAYTQIKTDINALTPLAEEAGLNYHLGMTQFMEAYTLVSLVDFFGDVPYSEANLGSANFNPNVDPGATVYEAALGLIDDAIANFNDGGVADPQNDFYYDGDASKWIKACNTLKLKLYMTSRLANSGALASFNAIIASNNYISSTSDDFQFQWGVNEVQPDTRHPRYSASYTAQGGTDYMSNHQMNYMLQNDDPRIRYYYYRQNEETPGAEAPPALEVLQCSLQTPPSHYTGFPFCYLPNGYWGRDHGSDEGTPPDGFLRSLIGVYPAGGKFDDSSFEGQGQGDGAGGNGITPILLASWVDFWRAEAAMVNNNPAGARTFVLAGLAKSVAKVQSFGSLDSSSDLSTAPTAADVADHSAAIAAAFDADSTGGWNVLGQEFFTALFGNGIDGYNFYRRTGFPSTLQPSLEPQPGAFIRSVFYSSNFVNNNSNVTQKADQTQQVFWDTNPASPAFPLSN
- a CDS encoding aryl-sulfate sulfotransferase, with protein sequence MKTTLFNPKLIPGFLLLMACILVFSCEENTNEPVEEETVEITPDPIPEEGGEETSDLKVEGEIIVHDLNSMEDSYILINNIMGGKVFLMDKTGTIVQNWEMEYGIGNDCTLLDNGQLLALLKDPDAQIKFGGYGGIIRILNKDSSIAKEFKYSSENEVVHHDIEMLPNGNLLFLVWEKITAATALENGFNTERELFPEALMELDPNTNEIVWTWHSMDHIVQDVDNTKLNFGNISDNFRKIDINYEEREEDKIDGDIMHANGITYDKENDVIFMSVNNFSEIWAIDHSTTIEEAKSSTGGKFGYGGDLLYRFGNPSAYQNTNGNRLFHNMHNPNLINQNQTMLVYANQNNISQSEVFEFDLNSLILDLNTNNEPIITWSYTNPDLYSRIVSGAIRQKNGNTLITDSDTGILEVNPDGTIVWEYKGPGLFWRSYPLSKDEISIQSLNLN
- the rlmB gene encoding 23S rRNA (guanosine(2251)-2'-O)-methyltransferase RlmB, with the protein product MKNEDYQVFGIRAIIEAINAGKTLDKVFIQKGLKGDLIKEMETLVRKNGIGFSYVPVEKLNRLTKGNHQGVVASISPISFYEMEELVEKVLANDKKIPLFLLLDQLSDVRNFGAIIRTAECTGVDGIIIQKKGAAPVTADTIKTSAGAAFKVPIAKVDHLKDAVFYLQSSGIKVISATEKTEKTIYDVSFEGPCAIVMGAEDEGITPSILKASEETVKLPLLGEIGSLNVSVACGVFLYEVVRQRLT
- a CDS encoding rhomboid family intramembrane serine protease, which produces MSEDRYFKFSNAVLVVPMFVVLTIWLVFLLELRLQVNWSHLGVFPRTLSGLKGIFLSPFIHGSVEHLYNNTIPIAILLGALVYFYKDIYWKVLLWGILISGLVTWAIGRPSYHIGISGMIYVLASFIFFKGIFTKHYRLVALSLVVVFIYGGLLWYIFPIEDGISWEGHLGGFIAGLFLAILMKVRTPPLKKYDWERDDFNEEEDPFLRHFDADGNFIEREEEQNHTEEASVKITYHFKKSSPEEGKD
- a CDS encoding replication-associated recombination protein A, which encodes MNEPLAERVRPKTLEDYVSQHHLVGEKGTLTQQIKKGILPSLILWGPPGTGKTTLANIIANTSGRPFYSLSAISSGVKDIRDVIDKAKQSGGLFTTKNPILFIDEIHRFSKSQQDSLLGAVEKGWVTLIGATTENPSFEVIPALLSRCQIYILNPFGKQDLEALLHRAMKQDEYLKKKDIVLKETEALLKLSGGDGRKLLNIFELVISSESGDKITITNDLVLSKVQKNTVLYDKTGEQHYDIISAFIKSIRGSDPNGAVYWLARMIEGGEDVKFIARRMLIAASEDIGNANPTALVMANTTFQAVTTIGYPEARILLSQCAIYLATSPKSNASYMAINKAQQLVKETGDLSVPIGLRNAPTKLMKDLGYGKEYKYAHDYQNNFVEEEFLPDSIKGTSFYKPGNNQRENALKEFLKNRWKSKYEF